A window of Macaca mulatta isolate MMU2019108-1 chromosome 7, T2T-MMU8v2.0, whole genome shotgun sequence genomic DNA:
CCAGTTCATCAAGTGCACTAGCAACCCAGCAGAGATCGCCATGTTCCTTGAACCACTGGACCTCCCCCACAAAAGAGTTGTATTTTTAGCCATCAATGATAACTCCAACCAGGCAGCCGGAGGAACCCACTGGAGTTTATTGGTCTACCTCCGAGATAAAAATAGCTTTTTTCATTATGATTCCCATAGCAGGAGCAACTCAGTCCACGCGAAGCAGGTAGCAGAGAAACTGGAAGCTTTCTTAGGCAGAAAAGGAGACAAACTGGCCTTTGTGGAAGAGAAAGCCCCTGCCCAACAAAACAGCTATGACTGTGGGATGTACGTGATATGTAACACTGAGGCCTTGTGTCAGAACTTCTTTAGGCAACAGACAGAATCACTGCTACAGCTACTCACCCctacatacatcacaaagaagaGGGGAGAATGGAAAGATCTCATTGCCACACTTGCTAAAAAGTAACTATTGAAGTATATTTGTGACTTTTGAAGGCTCCTCTTTCTGCCCTTCCCCATTTGTTGGATGGCTGCAATCTCAGTGCCTGAGGGAAGATGCCTGGTAGAGGAAAGCTTAATACTCTTTTTCCTGAAAGAATATCATCCTCTGTGTTATCCCCATGGAACGTTTCACTTTAACCCTGACTTGAGAGCAATATGTTCTATGAAAATACCTTGAAATTGTACACCAAAACCTTATAACCAACTTATTTGAACATTTATTATACACAAGGTTCAAGTAAGACTTTTCTTATTGGTACATAATTAATTTCCTTTAGTCTCCCTTATCCACATTGGCTTTTTCTGGAGGAAAAGCAGTGATCTGTAAAACAAATCAAGAATATATTAAATCTAGAGGAATGCAgggaagaaaactataaaacagaaccaaaaacttGTTGCACAGCCTACATAATTAAGAGATCAACTGGCTGGAAGCAGATCAAGGCCTAACTTCATTTAAGACCTAAATATTATGAGACAGTTACTCGGTTTTATGTGATATCTCTTCCATTCACCATGCACAGGCTTTTCCAGCTATCTGCATAACGTTTGCAAATATTTGATAAAGATGATGTTACCCTgtcttcctccatctgattcctgGAATGCTTGAAGAAAGGGGAAATCTCGAGTAACCTCATTAAAATTAATGTCTGGTGGACCTCTCAGTTTGCTCACTGATTGGGTAGACTTGCTACTCTCGATTAATAACtgcttttctctgccttttctatTAGCCATGCACACACTTCCTCCTTATATCCAAAGTTATTTGCTTCTAAAATTCATAGTTGATACCTTCCCAAGGCTACCTGTTGTTTCAGATAAATAGTTGTGCTTCCTGATAGTTACAGGTTTTCCTCTCTATCCTTAATTCTGGCAGAATTGTTTTTAGTTATGTCATGGTAATTTCAGGATGATTTTGTATCTGAAACTTCACAGACTTAgagttggtttgttttttaaacataaaggaagaaaagttaCCTTTCTCAGCCCTTTTACTTAATTAAAAATGCAaggaatgtaatttttaaaatgtggaacgAAGAGTAAAACAAAATGCTATGCCTCCAGAAACACTGATGTGTTTCAGTTGTTTCAAATAGTAAACAACCAGATGACATGTTGGGTACACACATTAATTCTATTCCTAATGAGAATTAGATTGCAAGGCATATAAGACTTGAAAACCAAAGATTAGCTTCAGCCATGAAACTTATTTCAGCTACCTCTCCAGCCTAACCCTGCCCCCAGCCCGCATGGCCCAAAATAACCTCACCACTCAGTGACCACAGAGAAAGTAACTTGGTTCCTTTTAGCCAAGAAGGGAAAACACAGTAAGGGTAAATAAGTACAGGTTACATAGCAGGCCTGAGTGAGCAGGAGTTGAAActaaaagtcaaagagaaagctATCAAAAAAAGT
This region includes:
- the SENP8 gene encoding sentrin-specific protease 8 isoform X1, with protein sequence MDPVVLSYMDSLLRQSDVSLLDPPSWLNDHIIGFAFEYFANSQFHDCSDDVSFISPEVTQFIKCTSNPAEIAMFLEPLDLPHKRVVFLAINDNSNQAAGGTHWSLLVYLRDKNSFFHYDSHSRSNSVHAKQVAEKLEAFLGRKGDKLAFVEEKAPAQQNSYDCGMYVICNTEALCQNFFRQQTESLLQLLTPTYITKKRGEWKDLIATLAKK
- the SENP8 gene encoding sentrin-specific protease 8 (The RefSeq protein has 1 substitution compared to this genomic sequence) — encoded protein: MDPVVLSYMDSLLRQSDVSLLDPPSWLNDHIIGFAFEYFANSQFHDCSDDVSFISPEVTQFIKCTSNPAEIAMFLEPLDLPHRRVVFLAINDNSNQAAGGTHWSLLVYLRDKNSFFHYDSHSRSNSVHAKQVAEKLEAFLGRKGDKLAFVEEKAPAQQNSYDCGMYVICNTEALCQNFFRQQTESLLQLLTPTYITKKRGEWKDLIATLAKK